The stretch of DNA TCGATGCCTCGATCTTCAGGCAAAGATAAAGCGGGAAGATGAAGAAGAGCGGCACCAGCCAGCGATCCTTGATATGGGCCGCTCCGCCGAAAATGACGAGAAGCAGGATGCCAAGGATGGAAAAAAGCATAATGCGCTCAAGGAGCTGCGTCCACTGCGACCTGCCGGAGAAGGCCGAGAGAAACGGCTTGCCGAACGCGATCGCGAAGACAAGCAACGTGACCGCGCAAAAGCCAATCACTGCCAGAACGAGCAACCCTGAACCCATGGCGACCTGCACGACATAGCTCGCATTGCCGCCGTCGGTCAGCTTTTTCAGTGTCCGGGCCGTTGCGAAACCGAGATTGTCCTTCAGCCAGAAGAGATGCGGCAGTGCGATGACGAGAGCGGTGATTGTGGTCAGGGCCATGCGCCAGTCGAAGACGCGCTTGCGCATCTGCGGATCGAGCAGTGCCGCCAAGAGCGCCGAAGCGGGCAGAAGGGCGAAATTATATTTGGACAGCAGGCCGATGCCGATGCCGATGCCGGTCACGAGATATGAGAGCACATCCGGCTTCTTGAGCGATCGGATAAATCCGTAGAGGAAGACGCAGCCGGAGAAGAACACCGCGACCGTATGCGTCAGGTCGCGCTGCATTTCGAATGCGACTTGCGGAAGCGTCAGGAGCCCGAGCGTTGCGACCACCACAAGCACGCTGTTCTTCAGGATCATCCGTGCCGTCAGGCCGTAAATCACGTAGGATGTGAAGAGCAGCGCATTCTTGACGACGGCAAGCGAAAGCAGCGAGACACCGCTGATCGAAAAGGCGGCATATTGCAGCCAGTTATAGAAAGGCGGCTGCGGGCCATAACCGGCGGCAAGCCATTGTGAGCGGAAGGCCTGCTCGGCTTCGTCGAG from Rhizobium sp. 007 encodes:
- a CDS encoding glycosyltransferase family 39 protein, with the protein product MNEDVDKARNVDLRWFFAVLAAYFLIQIAVRVAMPPTLGLDEAEQAFRSQWLAAGYGPQPPFYNWLQYAAFSISGVSLLSLAVVKNALLFTSYVIYGLTARMILKNSVLVVVATLGLLTLPQVAFEMQRDLTHTVAVFFSGCVFLYGFIRSLKKPDVLSYLVTGIGIGIGLLSKYNFALLPASALLAALLDPQMRKRVFDWRMALTTITALVIALPHLFWLKDNLGFATARTLKKLTDGGNASYVVQVAMGSGLLVLAVIGFCAVTLLVFAIAFGKPFLSAFSGRSQWTQLLERIMLFSILGILLLVIFGGAAHIKDRWLVPLFFIFPLYLCLKIEASNVAVLNPLRRLVPVVAIIMIAVPSILFGRIAAATLNGDYERLNVPYAQLAAALRQQGEPAAILAEGSLLAGNLRKDLLPATVISTDYPGFKPTVSISKERPLLVVWPLSTAQGNALPAKAAEWLKSVPELGSIAPEVSTIEVPYYYARNGDSYRFGYAWVAPAD